The following proteins are encoded in a genomic region of Brachypodium distachyon strain Bd21 chromosome 1, Brachypodium_distachyon_v3.0, whole genome shotgun sequence:
- the LOC100832392 gene encoding 36.4 kDa proline-rich protein: MEASRTQKQLAFLLILLLSTAAAAASAPAATVACDCDKPSHSHPPKTKPSFPSPKTGPTKPAPKPKPKGPSYPSPSPAIRPPKPKTPAPVVVGPPKGRPVPRPPVYSPPKGPITVPPVVGPPKGPVVSPPVVYPSPPVTAPPVTYPSPPITAPPITYPSPPVTAPPVTYPTPPAVTTPCPPPPPTPATLTCPVDSLKIGACVDLLGGLVHVGLGDPAVNTCCPLLAGLVELEAAVCLCTTIRLKLLNINLYLPLALQLLLTCGKTPPPGYTCSV, translated from the coding sequence ATGGAGGCGTCCAGAACTCAGAAGCAActcgccttcctcctcatcctgctgctctccaccgccgcagcagctgcaTCGGCGCCGGCAGCCACGGTCGCCTGCGACTGCGACAAGCCGTCGCACTCCCACCCGCCCAAGACCAAGCcctccttcccctcccccAAGACGGGCCCCACCAAGCCCGCTCCCAAACCCAAGCCCAAGGGCCCATCCTacccctcgccgtcgccggccatCCGCCCGCCCAAGCCCAAGACCCCAGCTCCGGTCGTCGTCGGCCCACCCAAAGGCCGGCCCGTCCCTCGCCCCCCGGTCTACAGCCCACCCAAGGGCCCAATCACCGTCCCACCTGTGGTCGGCCCGCCCAAGGGCCCTGTCGTCAGCCCTCCCGTCGTCTACCCTTCACCGCCGGTGACCGCCCCTCCAGTCACCTACCCTTCACCACCAATCACCGCCCCACCAATAACCTACCCTTCCCCGCCGGTGACCGCACCACCAGTGACCTACCCGACCCCGCCGGCGGTGACCACACCCTgcccgccacctccgccgacaCCGGCGACGCTGACGTGTCCGGTGGACTCGCTGAAGATCGGGGCGTGCGTGGACCTGCTGGGCGGGCTGGTGCACGTGGGCCTGGGTGACCCGGCGGTGAACACGTGCTGCCCGCTGCTGGCGGGGCTGGTGGAGCTGGAGGCCGCCGTGTGTCTCTGCACCACCATCCGGCTCAAGCTGCTCAACATCAACCTCTACCTGCCGCTCGCGCTCCAGCTGCTGCTTACCTGCGGCAAGACTCCCCCGCCTGGGTACACATGCTCCGTCTAA
- the LOC100830707 gene encoding ESCRT-related protein CHMP1, protein MGNPEKLMAQIFDLKFTSKSLQRQARKCEKEEKEQKLKVKKAIEKGNMDGARIYAENAIRKRTEHMNYLRLASRLDAVVARLDTQAKMQVIGKSMGNIVKSLESSLNTGNLQKMSETMDSFERQFVNMEVQAEFMEGAMAGSTSLSTPETEVNSLMQQVADDYGLEVSVGLPQAAAHAIPAAKDKEKVDEDDLTRRLAELKARG, encoded by the coding sequence ATGGGCAACCCGGAGAAGCTGATGGCGCAGATCTTCGACCTCAAGTTCACGTCCAAGTCGCTGCAGCGGCAGGCGCGCAAGTgcgagaaggaggagaaggagcagaAGCTCAAGGTGAAGAAGGCCATCGAGAAGGGCAACATGGACGGCGCCCGGATCTACGCCGAGAACGCCATCCGCAAGCGGACGGAGCACATGAACTACCTCCGCCTCGCCTCCCGCCTCGACGCCGTCGTGGCGCGCCTCGACACACAGGCCAAGATGCAGGTCATCGGCAAGTCCATGGGCAACATCGTCAAGTCGCTCGAGTCCTCCCTCAACACGGGCAACCTCCAGAAGATGTCCGAGACCATGGACAGCTTCGAGAGGCAGTTCGTTAACATGGAGGTCCAGGCCGAGTTCATGGagggcgccatggccggctcCACCTCGCTGTCCACGCCCGAGACCGAGGTCAACAGCCTCATGCAGCAGGTCGCTGATGACTATGGCCTCGAGGTCTCTGTCGGGCTGCCACAGGCCGCCGCGCACGCCATACCCGctgccaaggacaaggagaaggtcgacgaggacgacctgacccgccgcctcgccgagcTCAAGGCCCGCGGCTGA